A single region of the Brassica rapa cultivar Chiifu-401-42 chromosome A03, CAAS_Brap_v3.01, whole genome shotgun sequence genome encodes:
- the LOC103862081 gene encoding protein GLUTAMINE DUMPER 1, with protein MRLLSVRSNSEDVAMHATSGSSSASVNHGTVPQSPWHSPVPYLFGGLAAMLGLIAFSLLILACSYWRHSGEEGGRNGGEVDEEKESRSGDKVASGAYEEKFLVIMAGENLPRFLATPTVKKCTCGVQEGKMVISQEDNVVAEEEKQMGEGEEKVKDTGEPTTSH; from the coding sequence ATGAGACTGTTGAGCGTCAGATCGAATTCAGAAGATGTGGCGATGCACGCAACGTCAGGATCGTCTTCAGCTTCCGTGAATCACGGTACGGTACCGCAGTCGCCGTGGCACTCACCGGTTCCTTATCTCTTCGGCGGTTTAGCGGCGATGCTTGGACTCATAGCCTTTTCTCTTCTCATCCTCGCATGCTCTTACTGGCGCCATTCCGGCGAAGAAGGTGGTCGGAACGGCGGGGAAGTGGACGAAGAGAAAGAGAGTCGGTCTGGGGACAAGGTGGCGAGCGGAGCGTACGAGGAGAAGTTTCTAGTCATTATGGCCGGAGAAAATTTGCCAAGGTTTCTTGCGACGCCGACGGTGAAAAAGTGTACGTGCGGTGTTCAGGAGGGTAAAATGGTAATTTCTCAGGAGGATAATGTTGTTGCTGAAGAGGAGAAGCAGATGGGAGAAGGTGAAGAGAAGGTGAAAGATACAGGAGAACCAACAACAAGTCACTAA